A region of Massilia sp. WG5 DNA encodes the following proteins:
- a CDS encoding DUF882 domain-containing protein has translation MASRRDFLHHGLRLTALGLVATPLIGAEAAERNARTSPAAAPDAPGIDIAPPPDLFDAQVVDLDFWVKPRTLSVIRPASGERTRVLYWKDGEMIDSAYQELCHMLRDVNGKASMAIDPKLLETLWASQAFVARYGLDKPLEILSGYRTPASNRHLIEQGVPAARQSLHMSGKAADIRIAGLTEEVLGGLVRSFRQGGVGFYYRSGPKGGWIHADTGLNRTWKG, from the coding sequence ATGGCTTCCCGCAGAGATTTCCTTCACCACGGGTTGCGCCTCACCGCACTCGGCCTGGTCGCGACCCCGCTGATCGGCGCCGAGGCAGCCGAGCGCAACGCCCGCACCAGCCCGGCCGCCGCGCCGGACGCTCCCGGCATCGACATCGCCCCGCCGCCCGACCTGTTCGACGCCCAGGTGGTCGACCTCGACTTCTGGGTCAAGCCGCGCACCCTGTCCGTGATCCGTCCCGCCAGCGGCGAACGCACCAGGGTCCTGTACTGGAAGGACGGCGAGATGATCGATTCGGCCTACCAGGAACTGTGCCACATGCTGCGCGACGTGAACGGCAAGGCCAGCATGGCGATCGACCCCAAGCTGCTCGAGACCCTGTGGGCGTCGCAGGCCTTCGTCGCCCGCTATGGCCTCGACAAGCCGCTGGAAATCCTGTCCGGCTACCGGACCCCGGCCTCCAACAGGCACCTGATCGAGCAGGGCGTGCCGGCCGCGCGCCAGTCCCTGCACATGTCCGGCAAGGCGGCCGACATCCGCATCGCCGGCCTGACCGAAGAGGTGCTGGGCGGCCTGGTGCGCAGCTTCCGCCAGGGCGGGGTCGGTTTCTATTACCGTTCCGGTCCGAAGGGCGGCTGGATCCATGCGGACACCGGCTTGAACCGTACCTGGAAGGGCTAG